In a single window of the Flavivirga spongiicola genome:
- a CDS encoding glycoside hydrolase family 2 TIM barrel-domain containing protein, whose product MIFHRTYIIISLFYLFVNISVFAQEVNSRSSITVNNDWKFCYTGKDIKVTNVLDTEWKHINIPHTWNINDTPNDTTTYKRGIGWYKKTLRLSNSLKNKRVYLHFEGANQIAELFVNGTYVGKHLGGYTAFSFDITNYIHFDDESNSNEISVKIDNRFNKDIPPLSADFTFYGGIYRDVWLIATNPVHFSLNDYGSKGVYIATPKVTKNEATVKIHGKIHNQSNVEKEILIRSKLFNKKDSVLHTIEKNLKITANHQVDFSLDSILVNKPELWSPDQPNLYTVRTELFEKGHLKDEVISPLGFRFFNFHADKGVFLNGKPIKLIGTNRHQDHETYGNALSNKLHVKDLEMIKDAGFNFLRLAHYPQDPEVLHAADKLGIIIWEEIPIVNYVTTSDAFLNNSKYMLTEMIRQSYNHPSIFFWGYMNEVFLYDANGDRNKNMNFPDTYLEWTKDLAKQLNTLVKKEDSSRITVMAIHQNDKYDEVGISKIPDALGYNLYQGWYSNYFTDFGNFLDRTHLKYPKRKIVISEYGAGSDERIHASKPKRFDFSTEYQQAFHESYLKQIKERPFVGVTAVWAQSDFGSNTRGDSKPQVNQKGLQYFNRKPKDIYYYYQSVLGSKPVIHIASHDWLKRTSAFGEGQIADTIKIYTNLKTLDISVDGIKHQTLQVDQSNVAYFSFMPSKEQHKIEVKGKQDEHYYSDDIIVSYTDQNLSNGSSKEIAINVGATFQFTDENQKVWFKDQPYNNIWGYNSNNSVPLKFSKGIIGTKNEPIYQYYRKDISSYTVNVEAGLYEVDICLAELEYSESGKRKMDISINNKRVWKNLDLAKTYGKQTAVSRKFKVSVDGGEGITISLKAKRGKTILNGLYIKKLKSL is encoded by the coding sequence ATGATTTTTCATAGAACATATATAATAATATCACTATTCTACTTATTTGTTAATATTTCGGTCTTTGCGCAAGAGGTAAATTCTCGTTCTAGTATTACTGTAAATAACGATTGGAAGTTTTGCTATACAGGAAAAGATATTAAAGTTACAAATGTATTAGATACAGAATGGAAGCATATTAATATTCCGCATACATGGAATATAAATGATACGCCTAATGATACAACCACTTATAAAAGAGGTATTGGTTGGTACAAAAAAACACTTCGCCTTTCAAATAGCTTGAAAAATAAAAGAGTGTATTTGCACTTTGAAGGTGCGAATCAAATCGCTGAACTTTTTGTAAACGGAACTTATGTTGGAAAACATTTAGGTGGATATACTGCATTTTCATTTGATATTACCAATTATATACATTTTGATGATGAAAGTAATAGCAATGAAATATCTGTTAAGATAGATAATCGTTTTAATAAGGATATACCGCCGTTATCAGCAGATTTTACTTTTTATGGTGGTATTTATCGTGATGTTTGGTTAATTGCAACAAACCCGGTACATTTTTCTTTAAATGACTATGGGTCTAAAGGGGTTTATATCGCGACACCTAAAGTAACAAAAAATGAAGCTACGGTTAAAATACACGGAAAGATTCATAATCAATCAAACGTTGAAAAAGAAATTCTTATTAGAAGTAAGCTATTTAATAAAAAGGATAGTGTTCTACACACTATTGAAAAAAACTTAAAAATAACAGCAAACCACCAAGTAGATTTCTCTTTAGATAGCATTTTAGTTAATAAGCCAGAGTTGTGGTCTCCAGACCAACCAAATTTATATACGGTAAGAACAGAACTTTTTGAAAAGGGTCATCTTAAAGATGAGGTTATAAGCCCTTTAGGGTTTCGTTTTTTTAATTTCCACGCAGATAAAGGTGTTTTTCTAAACGGAAAGCCTATAAAATTGATAGGTACAAACAGACATCAAGATCATGAAACTTATGGCAATGCTTTATCAAATAAGCTCCATGTAAAAGATTTAGAAATGATTAAAGATGCAGGCTTCAATTTTTTAAGACTAGCACACTATCCCCAAGATCCGGAAGTATTACATGCCGCTGATAAGTTGGGTATTATTATTTGGGAAGAGATACCCATAGTTAATTATGTTACAACCTCAGATGCTTTTCTTAATAATAGCAAGTATATGCTAACAGAAATGATTCGCCAGAGTTATAATCACCCATCCATATTCTTTTGGGGTTATATGAATGAGGTATTTCTTTATGATGCTAATGGAGATCGAAATAAAAACATGAACTTTCCTGACACATATTTAGAATGGACAAAAGATTTAGCAAAACAATTAAACACCTTAGTAAAAAAAGAGGACTCTAGTAGAATTACAGTAATGGCTATCCATCAAAACGATAAGTATGATGAGGTAGGGATCTCTAAAATTCCGGATGCTCTCGGTTATAATCTTTACCAAGGTTGGTATTCAAATTATTTTACAGATTTCGGAAATTTCCTAGATAGAACACATCTTAAATACCCTAAGCGAAAAATTGTAATTAGTGAATATGGAGCAGGAAGTGACGAGCGAATACATGCTTCTAAACCTAAGCGTTTTGATTTTTCAACCGAATATCAGCAGGCCTTTCATGAGAGTTATTTAAAACAGATTAAAGAACGTCCTTTTGTTGGAGTAACAGCTGTTTGGGCACAGAGTGATTTCGGGTCTAATACCAGAGGCGACTCAAAACCTCAAGTTAATCAAAAAGGATTGCAATATTTTAATCGCAAGCCTAAAGACATCTATTATTATTATCAATCTGTTTTAGGTTCAAAACCAGTTATACATATCGCCAGTCATGACTGGCTTAAAAGAACTTCCGCTTTTGGAGAAGGTCAAATAGCAGATACTATAAAAATATACACCAATTTAAAAACTTTGGATATATCGGTTGATGGCATTAAGCATCAAACCCTACAAGTAGACCAATCCAACGTGGCATATTTTAGTTTTATGCCATCAAAAGAGCAACATAAAATTGAAGTTAAAGGAAAACAAGACGAGCATTATTATTCAGATGATATCATCGTGTCTTATACCGATCAAAATCTTTCTAATGGATCATCTAAAGAAATAGCAATAAATGTAGGAGCTACGTTTCAGTTTACAGATGAAAACCAAAAAGTTTGGTTTAAAGATCAACCCTACAATAATATCTGGGGCTATAATAGTAATAATTCAGTGCCATTAAAATTTTCAAAAGGAATTATTGGAACTAAAAATGAGCCCATATACCAATACTATAGAAAAGATATTTCATCATATACTGTAAACGTTGAAGCAGGCCTTTATGAGGTCGATATTTGTCTTGCCGAATTGGAATATTCAGAATCGGGTAAGCGAAAAATGGATATTAGTATTAATAATAAAAGAGTTTGGAAGAATTTGGATCTTGCTAAAACATATGGAAAACAAACAGCCGTAAGTAGAAAGTTTAAAGTTTCTGTAGATGGAGGAGAAGGCATAACAATAAGCTTAAAAGCAAAAAGAGGCAAAACCATACTCAATGGACTTTACATAAAAAAACTAAAATCATTATAA
- a CDS encoding RagB/SusD family nutrient uptake outer membrane protein, whose amino-acid sequence MNKIIKFKSLKLIIAVLILFVVFAGCSDSELTENPPHIIGADNLYKDLAGFEAGLNGLYAQYARERAGSVLGSGNNLFIDMATSAVDNAYGNFRAGWAFVGNNLDTRNNPSEVHNRRFFEWIYTTINAANTIITRAENPDVDWTQEDKSRVVAEARLIRAWAYRHATYLWGDVPLSLEESSGSTIRTDWTRNPVAEVRNQMLEDLLFAEANLPETSSNPGKAVKGVATHYLSELYLTIGDNENAKAKAESLINSGIYSLVTERYGVKANQPGTPYSDMFLDGNSNKSEGNTEALWVMQQELETTGGGKNIMRRWHRNRSNSVRVDGITGAIIFSVENGGRGIGRIGPTRYAMELYEPNDDRGGIFAWRTYEVLNNPNVVPPGRAIGDTIWFNWQGKDEALFVADWPSTRKWDYANPNNLSDEENYNDQVYLRLAETYLLLAEAQFKLGDPSGSAETINHLRRRANASEITGGDVSIDFILDERSRELYSEEHRKYTLTRLGRWLDRMQLYNKVGGPKAGEKDKLSPIPQTVIDANIGGAFEQNPGY is encoded by the coding sequence ATGAATAAAATTATAAAATTTAAAAGTCTAAAGTTAATTATAGCAGTACTTATTTTGTTTGTTGTCTTTGCTGGCTGTTCAGACAGCGAATTAACTGAAAATCCTCCACACATAATTGGAGCTGATAATTTATATAAAGATCTTGCAGGGTTTGAAGCTGGGCTTAATGGTCTTTATGCACAATATGCTCGAGAAAGAGCTGGTAGTGTGCTTGGATCTGGAAATAATCTTTTTATTGACATGGCAACTTCTGCTGTCGATAATGCTTATGGAAACTTTAGAGCGGGATGGGCATTTGTAGGTAATAATTTAGATACACGTAATAACCCATCAGAAGTTCACAATCGTCGTTTTTTCGAATGGATATATACAACGATAAATGCAGCCAATACCATTATAACTAGAGCAGAAAACCCAGATGTTGATTGGACGCAAGAGGATAAAAGTAGAGTTGTTGCAGAAGCTCGACTTATTAGAGCTTGGGCGTATCGTCATGCCACGTATTTATGGGGAGATGTTCCACTGTCTTTAGAAGAAAGTTCAGGATCAACTATTCGTACAGATTGGACAAGAAACCCTGTGGCAGAGGTTAGAAATCAAATGTTAGAAGATTTACTTTTTGCTGAAGCAAACCTTCCTGAGACCTCATCAAACCCGGGGAAAGCAGTAAAAGGAGTAGCAACTCACTATCTTTCTGAATTGTATTTAACTATAGGAGATAATGAAAATGCCAAAGCTAAAGCAGAAAGTTTAATAAATAGTGGGATTTATAGTTTAGTTACAGAAAGATATGGTGTAAAAGCGAACCAGCCAGGTACGCCTTATTCAGACATGTTCCTAGATGGAAATTCCAATAAATCAGAAGGTAATACCGAAGCCCTTTGGGTTATGCAACAGGAGTTGGAAACAACTGGAGGGGGAAAGAATATTATGCGTCGTTGGCATAGAAATAGGTCAAATTCTGTGAGAGTTGATGGTATAACGGGAGCAATTATCTTTTCCGTTGAAAATGGAGGACGTGGAATTGGAAGAATTGGACCAACACGTTATGCTATGGAATTGTATGAACCAAATGATGATAGAGGCGGTATTTTTGCATGGAGAACATACGAAGTATTAAATAATCCAAACGTAGTGCCTCCTGGTCGTGCTATTGGAGATACCATATGGTTTAACTGGCAGGGAAAAGATGAAGCATTATTTGTTGCAGATTGGCCAAGTACTAGAAAATGGGATTATGCAAATCCAAATAATTTATCAGACGAAGAAAACTATAACGACCAAGTGTATTTGAGGTTGGCTGAAACCTATTTACTTTTAGCTGAAGCACAATTTAAACTAGGAGATCCAAGTGGTAGTGCAGAAACCATTAATCATTTAAGAAGGCGTGCAAATGCAAGTGAGATAACAGGAGGGGATGTTAGTATTGATTTTATATTAGATGAAAGGTCAAGAGAGCTTTATTCCGAAGAACATAGAAAATATACTCTAACCCGCTTAGGAAGATGGTTAGACAGAATGCAGTTATATAACAAAGTTGGAGGACCTAAAGCAGGAGAAAAAGATAAACTGTCTCCTATTCCTCAAACGGTTATAGATGCTAATATCGGTGGTGCATTCGAACAAAATCCAGGATACTAA
- a CDS encoding glycoside hydrolase family 2 TIM barrel-domain containing protein, with protein sequence MRNKFLLKTKSLLVVCTLIVGSMHAQSLYDWENPKVISRNKQDAHCTLMPFANRTSAINNIRSESPWRQSLNGLWKFNWVRKPESRPKDFYKTDFDDSNWDKIPVPSNWELQGYGIPIYTNINYPFPADPPKIPHNYNPVGSYLKTFTIPESWDGRRVILHFGAVRSAFYCWINGKKVGYSQGSKTPAEFDVTEFIKKGDNTLAVEVYRWSDGSYLEDQDFWRLSGIDRDVYLYATPKTYIKDYFIRSGLTKNYQNGILNVAVKLESVEKVNLKDYQVRLELIDESHKSLLDVQIEAEDKNGLLTFEKIIPNIKTWTAETPNLYTAILYLTNSLGQTAEILSSKTGFRQVEVKSGQLLVNGKPIYVKGVNRHEHDEKTGHVVSEASMIEDIKLMKQNNINTVRTSHYPNDPRWYELCNIYGLYVIDEANIETHGMGWEVELNMIAKDTFWLESHLDRIKRMVERDKNHPCIISWSLGNESGDGINFQEGYKWIKQRDNTRTVQYERAFENPHTDIVAPMYTRIPQLIEYASKEQNRPLIMCEYAHAMGNSVGNLQDYWDAIEKYDVLQGGCIWDWMDQGLLKKNEYGEQFWAYGGDYGDAPNDNNFCLNGLVRPDRTPNPSLYEVKKVYQNIKVTPVDLLKGRITIENKFDFQDLNAVQGRWELKADGKTLQEGDIKKLNLKAKEKKPFKLNIKTPKLKAGTEYWLKVTFSLDENMLWAKKGHILAQDQFLVPYQTPKVIPLDFNEISDLAVQEHIDMISVSGSDFKIDLSRKTGAIVAIQYKNDVLLKQPLVPNFWRAPTDNDRGNKMPERLWDWKMASFNMHVKDFEIQQFNSKSVQINVTSTINNLDASYQTTYTIYGSGDILVANKFTVGDKKLSEMPRFGMQTEIDSSFNKVQWYGRGPHESYWDRKTAANVDVFSSMVNELDYNYLRPQEHGNRAGVRWASFQNREGLGLLIVGKPLLNISAWPYKQIDLENANHPYEIPSRNTTTLNIDYKQMGVGGDNSWGAKAHEKYMLNDKTYSYSFRLHLYDKNDSVQQSAKEILPKRKQ encoded by the coding sequence ATGCGAAATAAATTCCTTTTAAAAACTAAAAGTTTATTAGTTGTATGTACGTTGATTGTTGGGAGTATGCATGCACAATCTCTATACGATTGGGAAAACCCAAAAGTAATAAGTAGAAACAAGCAGGATGCACATTGTACACTCATGCCATTTGCAAATAGAACATCTGCAATTAACAATATACGTTCTGAATCTCCATGGCGACAAAGCCTTAACGGATTATGGAAGTTTAATTGGGTAAGAAAACCAGAATCAAGGCCCAAAGACTTTTATAAAACTGATTTTGATGATTCTAATTGGGATAAAATTCCAGTACCTTCCAATTGGGAATTGCAAGGTTATGGAATACCTATTTACACTAATATTAATTATCCTTTTCCGGCAGATCCTCCAAAAATCCCACATAATTACAACCCTGTTGGGAGTTACCTTAAAACATTTACAATTCCAGAATCTTGGGATGGACGACGTGTTATTTTACATTTTGGAGCGGTACGTTCTGCTTTTTATTGTTGGATAAATGGAAAAAAAGTGGGGTATAGCCAAGGTAGCAAAACACCAGCAGAGTTTGATGTTACAGAATTTATAAAAAAGGGTGACAATACCTTGGCTGTAGAGGTTTATCGTTGGTCGGATGGTAGTTATCTGGAAGATCAGGATTTTTGGAGACTAAGTGGTATCGATAGAGATGTATACTTATATGCCACACCTAAAACCTATATAAAAGATTATTTTATACGATCTGGACTTACCAAGAATTACCAAAATGGTATATTAAATGTTGCTGTAAAATTAGAGTCTGTAGAAAAGGTAAACCTTAAAGATTATCAAGTTCGGTTAGAATTAATCGATGAATCACATAAGAGCTTACTAGATGTACAAATAGAGGCAGAAGATAAAAATGGGTTGTTGACTTTTGAAAAAATAATCCCAAATATTAAGACATGGACAGCAGAAACACCAAACCTGTACACAGCTATATTATATTTAACCAATTCATTAGGGCAAACAGCTGAAATATTAAGTTCAAAAACAGGATTCAGACAAGTTGAAGTAAAGTCCGGACAGCTATTGGTTAATGGAAAACCCATCTATGTTAAAGGCGTTAATAGGCATGAACACGATGAAAAAACAGGGCATGTCGTATCTGAAGCTTCTATGATTGAAGACATAAAATTAATGAAGCAGAATAATATAAATACGGTTCGAACAAGTCATTACCCTAATGATCCGCGTTGGTATGAACTCTGCAATATCTATGGTCTATACGTTATAGATGAGGCTAATATTGAGACTCATGGTATGGGGTGGGAAGTAGAACTAAATATGATAGCTAAAGATACATTTTGGCTAGAGTCACATTTAGATCGTATTAAACGTATGGTAGAACGTGATAAAAACCATCCATGTATTATTAGCTGGTCATTAGGAAACGAATCTGGAGATGGTATTAATTTTCAAGAAGGATATAAATGGATAAAACAAAGAGATAATACACGTACAGTTCAATATGAGCGAGCGTTCGAAAATCCGCATACAGATATTGTGGCACCCATGTATACACGTATACCACAGTTAATTGAATATGCTTCAAAAGAACAAAACCGTCCTTTAATTATGTGTGAATATGCACATGCCATGGGAAATAGTGTTGGTAACCTACAAGATTACTGGGATGCTATTGAAAAATACGATGTTTTACAAGGTGGATGCATTTGGGATTGGATGGATCAAGGATTACTAAAAAAGAACGAATATGGAGAACAATTTTGGGCTTATGGCGGTGATTATGGCGATGCTCCTAACGACAATAACTTTTGTTTAAATGGATTGGTGCGACCAGATAGGACTCCGAATCCATCATTGTACGAAGTCAAAAAAGTATATCAAAATATAAAAGTAACGCCTGTAGACTTATTAAAAGGAAGGATAACCATTGAAAATAAATTTGATTTTCAAGATTTAAATGCTGTTCAAGGACGTTGGGAACTAAAAGCAGACGGTAAAACATTACAAGAAGGAGACATAAAAAAATTAAACCTGAAAGCTAAAGAAAAGAAACCCTTCAAATTAAATATCAAGACCCCAAAATTAAAAGCAGGGACAGAATATTGGTTGAAGGTTACTTTCAGTCTGGATGAAAATATGCTTTGGGCAAAAAAAGGACATATTTTGGCTCAAGACCAATTTTTAGTTCCTTATCAAACTCCAAAAGTGATTCCATTAGATTTCAATGAGATTTCAGATTTAGCGGTTCAAGAGCATATCGATATGATATCTGTTTCAGGCTCCGATTTTAAGATTGATCTGAGTCGGAAAACGGGAGCTATAGTAGCCATACAATACAAGAACGACGTATTGCTTAAACAACCGCTGGTTCCTAATTTTTGGAGAGCACCAACAGATAATGATCGTGGTAATAAAATGCCTGAACGTTTGTGGGATTGGAAAATGGCTTCATTTAATATGCATGTAAAGGATTTTGAGATACAGCAATTTAATTCAAAATCTGTTCAAATTAATGTGACATCAACAATTAATAATCTGGATGCCTCATATCAAACTACTTATACTATTTATGGCAGTGGAGATATATTGGTAGCGAATAAATTTACAGTAGGAGATAAGAAGCTTTCAGAAATGCCGCGATTTGGTATGCAAACAGAAATAGATTCTAGTTTTAATAAAGTACAATGGTATGGTCGAGGACCCCATGAGTCTTACTGGGATAGAAAAACAGCAGCTAATGTAGATGTGTTTTCTAGTATGGTTAATGAGTTAGATTATAACTATTTGCGACCACAAGAACATGGAAATAGAGCCGGTGTTCGTTGGGCATCATTTCAAAATAGAGAAGGTCTTGGTTTATTGATTGTTGGTAAACCATTATTGAATATTAGTGCATGGCCGTATAAACAAATAGATCTAGAAAATGCCAATCATCCTTATGAAATACCTAGTCGAAATACAACAACTTTAAATATAGACTATAAACAAATGGGTGTAGGAGGCGATAATAGCTGGGGAGCTAAAGCCCATGAAAAATACATGCTGAACGATAAAACATATAGCTATAGCTTCAGGTTACACCTTTATGATAAAAATGATTCGGTGCAACAATCAGCAAAGGAGATTTTACCTAAAAGAAAACAATAA
- a CDS encoding arylsulfatase, whose protein sequence is MHLKHRLLLIFSFTFFFFNNCEKKEKIEKDKPNIIVIMADDIGYSDLGCYGGEIATPNLDLLAKNGIRFNKIYNSSRCCPTRASLLTGLYPHNAGIGGMTVAAGKEGPEGPYQGYLSRKSVTIAEALSASGYNSYLSGKWHVGEGIENWPLKRGFKRYFGLISGASSYFEVIKNQERKRQMVLDSLPWEPPAKGFYMTDAITDYAIEWMHDADKTKETPFFLYVAYTAPHWPLHALPEDIAKYKGTYNIGWDSLRLRRFKKLKDLHLIDAHAQLSKRPNSIPAWEDVDNKEDWVRRMEVYAAMVDRMDQGVGKIIETLKSQGQLENTLILFLSDNGGSDENIESRGLNDPEISIGDQGSYAAYCAPWANLSNTPFRFFKKSTYEGGIASPFIAHWPNEIKNKGSIINQLGSVTDLLPTFLDIANTTYPLKYNGHNIKPTNGISLLPALKSNISTNREALFWEHEGSKAVRQGKWKGVTNSASEWELYDMYNDPSEINNLAEVYQDTLDVLVEKYNHWANEIGINPQN, encoded by the coding sequence ATGCATCTTAAACATAGGCTGTTATTAATTTTTAGTTTTACATTTTTCTTTTTTAATAACTGTGAAAAAAAAGAAAAAATAGAGAAGGATAAACCTAATATTATCGTAATCATGGCAGACGACATTGGGTATTCTGATCTTGGTTGCTATGGTGGCGAGATTGCAACGCCAAATTTAGATCTTCTAGCTAAGAATGGTATTCGTTTTAATAAAATTTATAATAGTTCAAGATGTTGCCCTACCAGAGCTTCTTTACTTACAGGATTGTACCCACATAATGCAGGAATTGGAGGTATGACCGTGGCAGCTGGAAAAGAAGGGCCTGAAGGTCCATACCAAGGCTATTTAAGCCGCAAAAGTGTAACAATAGCAGAAGCTTTAAGTGCATCAGGGTACAATAGTTACCTATCAGGAAAATGGCATGTAGGTGAAGGCATTGAAAATTGGCCTTTAAAGCGTGGTTTTAAACGATATTTCGGATTAATAAGTGGAGCTAGTAGTTATTTTGAAGTTATTAAAAATCAGGAACGCAAAAGGCAAATGGTATTAGATAGTCTCCCTTGGGAGCCTCCTGCAAAGGGGTTTTATATGACTGATGCTATAACCGATTATGCCATAGAGTGGATGCATGATGCAGATAAAACCAAAGAAACCCCTTTCTTTCTATATGTGGCTTACACAGCACCACATTGGCCGTTACATGCATTACCAGAAGATATTGCTAAATATAAAGGGACGTATAATATAGGTTGGGATAGCCTACGCCTTAGAAGGTTCAAAAAGCTTAAAGATTTGCACCTCATTGATGCCCACGCACAACTTTCTAAAAGACCAAATTCTATCCCCGCTTGGGAAGATGTAGATAATAAAGAAGATTGGGTAAGAAGAATGGAAGTTTATGCAGCCATGGTAGACCGAATGGATCAGGGCGTTGGAAAGATAATTGAAACTTTAAAATCTCAAGGCCAGTTAGAAAACACATTAATTCTATTTTTATCAGACAACGGCGGCAGTGATGAAAATATTGAGAGTAGAGGGTTAAATGATCCTGAAATTTCTATTGGCGATCAGGGTTCCTATGCAGCATATTGTGCACCTTGGGCAAACCTGTCTAATACACCATTTAGATTTTTTAAAAAAAGTACTTATGAAGGAGGTATTGCATCCCCTTTTATAGCACATTGGCCAAACGAAATAAAAAATAAAGGCAGTATTATTAATCAACTGGGATCTGTAACAGATTTGTTACCTACCTTTTTAGATATTGCTAATACAACATATCCACTAAAATATAATGGACATAATATTAAACCGACAAACGGTATTAGCTTATTGCCAGCGCTAAAATCTAATATATCTACAAATCGAGAAGCATTGTTCTGGGAGCATGAGGGAAGCAAAGCGGTCCGGCAAGGAAAATGGAAAGGGGTAACCAATAGTGCTAGTGAATGGGAGTTATATGACATGTATAATGACCCGTCAGAGATTAATAATCTAGCAGAAGTTTATCAAGATACGCTCGATGTATTAGTAGAAAAATATAATCATTGGGCCAATGAAATTGGCATTAATCCTCAAAATTAA